From the Leptolyngbya sp. O-77 genome, one window contains:
- a CDS encoding PIN domain-containing protein has product MELDELKKLVRAGEFGAITLDTSIFDAQGLRLESGLLKQLEQFQDSSTRLILSEIVKEEVLSHLMEKARDTQKEIEKSLKQAKEQWRVEEQDVEKIKEIIFCGHEAKEVVFERFNQFSELTSIEIVEAQNHVMISDLIQKYFKARPPFSEIGKKKNEFPDAIALMSLETWANKHQTKVIVVTSDDDWKKFCKDSGRLIVIDDFAGALGLFQLQDADDICKYLSEKYEKGELQNVKQAISNALEYQLSDLEIHPEVSSSFLYEQNSIEVSLNGFEFNLFEPPNLIFRPVNFDDDSLVAESKLSVDVNIECSFLFSIHDSIDKDEVPFGSSSANIQTNLDVDILVSFIGSLDKIGADVEVDNIEIEVKKLDSVDFGEIGPDWMGEDYDY; this is encoded by the coding sequence ATGGAGCTAGATGAACTTAAAAAGCTTGTTAGAGCAGGAGAGTTTGGGGCTATTACCTTAGACACGTCAATTTTTGATGCTCAAGGCTTAAGACTGGAATCAGGATTACTTAAGCAACTAGAGCAATTTCAAGATAGTTCAACAAGGTTGATTCTTTCGGAAATAGTAAAGGAAGAAGTCTTGTCGCATCTTATGGAAAAAGCGAGAGACACACAGAAGGAAATTGAAAAATCTTTGAAACAGGCTAAAGAACAGTGGCGTGTTGAGGAGCAGGATGTTGAAAAAATAAAAGAAATAATTTTTTGTGGACATGAAGCAAAGGAAGTCGTTTTTGAGCGATTTAATCAATTTTCAGAGCTTACGTCGATAGAGATAGTCGAAGCTCAAAATCATGTGATGATAAGTGACTTAATACAAAAATACTTTAAAGCTAGACCTCCGTTCTCAGAAATAGGAAAAAAGAAGAATGAATTCCCTGATGCTATTGCTCTAATGTCTTTAGAAACTTGGGCAAATAAACATCAAACAAAAGTTATTGTTGTCACATCTGACGACGATTGGAAGAAATTTTGCAAAGACTCTGGAAGGCTTATTGTTATTGATGATTTTGCTGGAGCTTTAGGATTATTTCAACTTCAAGATGCTGATGACATTTGCAAGTATCTATCAGAAAAGTATGAAAAGGGTGAATTGCAGAACGTGAAACAAGCTATCTCTAATGCTTTGGAGTATCAACTAAGCGATCTTGAGATTCACCCAGAAGTGAGTTCCTCATTCCTGTATGAGCAAAATTCAATAGAGGTATCCCTCAATGGATTTGAATTCAATTTGTTCGAGCCTCCTAACTTAATATTTAGACCAGTTAATTTTGACGATGATAGTTTAGTGGCTGAATCGAAATTAAGCGTGGATGTCAATATTGAATGTAGCTTTTTATTTTCTATACATGATTCCATAGATAAGGACGAAGTTCCGTTTGGAAGTAGTAGTGCAAATATTCAAACAAATTTAGACGTAGATATCTTAGTTTCATTTATAGGGAGCTTAGACAAGATTGGAGCAGATGTCGAGGTGGATAACATCGAAATTGAAGTCAAAAAACTTGATTCAGTTGATTTTGGCGAGATTGGGCCAGATTGGATGGGTGAAGACTACGATTACTGA
- a CDS encoding IS5 family transposase (programmed frameshift) — translation MTTRRYALRDDQWERLQDLLPGRAGAVGVTAKDNRLFVEAVLYRYRAGIPWRDLPERFGDFRKVHTRFRRWAKTGVGQRVFQVLCEDADNEYALIDTTIVRAHQHRAGAKGGDANAQAIGRSKGGLSTKIHTTVDALGNPTGFHLTPGQVCDLDGADVLLENIQADTVLADKGYDADQRVVERLQQQGKTAVIPPKRNRKTPRDYDKELYKARHLIENFFAKLKQYRAIATRYDKLAETFLSAIYMAAALIWLN, via the exons ATGACAACCCGCCGCTACGCCCTGCGCGATGACCAATGGGAACGGCTCCAAGATTTGCTCCCTGGACGAGCGGGGGCGGTGGGAGTCACAGCAAAGGATAATCGTCTGTTTGTCGAGGCAGTGCTCTATCGATATCGAGCCGGCATTCCCTGGCGAGACTTGCCAGAGCGGTTTGGTGATTTTCGCAAGGTTCACACCCGCTTTCGGCGCTGGGCAAAGACGGGCGTGGGGCAACGGGTGTTTCAGGTGCTGTGTGAAGATGCAGACAACGAATACGCCCTGATCGACACCACGATTGTGCGTGCTCATCAGCATCGTGCTGGAGCAAAGG GGGGGGATGCCAATGCCCAAGCCATTGGTCGCAGTAAAGGGGGATTGAGCACCAAGATTCATACGACTGTCGATGCGCTGGGCAATCCGACAGGCTTTCACCTCACACCCGGGCAGGTCTGTGACCTTGATGGGGCTGATGTGCTGCTAGAGAATATTCAAGCTGATACAGTCCTGGCTGACAAAGGATATGACGCAGACCAACGGGTGGTTGAGCGACTCCAACAACAGGGCAAGACTGCTGTGATTCCGCCCAAGCGAAACCGCAAGACACCGCGTGATTACGACAAGGAGCTATACAAAGCGCGGCATCTGATTGAGAACTTCTTTGCCAAACTCAAGCAGTATCGAGCGATTGCGACACGCTATGACAAGTTAGCCGAGACGTTTCTGAGTGCAATTTACATGGCGGCTGCCCTTAT
- the mfd gene encoding transcription-repair coupling factor gives MAFSSICRVMGRSPLTAELLTKLNQQRRLSLNGIARLPKGLVASTLAQTAQRPLLVVAATLEEAGRWTAQLEAMGWTTVHFYPTSEASPYEPFDPESEMTWGQLQVLADLARVESSSQPSQLAIVSTERSLQPHLPPVETFRQFCVTLTQGLEIDLKSLSRQLALLGYEKVAMVETEGQWSQRGDIIDVFPVAAELPVRLELFGDELEKIREFDPASQRSLDNVPQLVLTATDFAPMVLLGLGASGQGDLAESLERLQPYLSPEEAERLAESGRLEGARRFLGLAFDRPASLLDYLPENTLVAIDEMEQCQAHGDRWFDHAEDHWREVSGGQGTENDGVTAQSPTAPTLPKTHRPFTESLAACDRFLCLHLSELAEEGNGLNLSSRPVPAVPHQFGRLAETIRQERDRKFGVWLISAQPSRSVALLQEHDCPAQFIPNPHDYPAIERLQANRVPTAVKYSGLAELEGFILPTFRIVVITDREFFGQHTLATPSYVRKRRRAASKQVDPNKLQPGDYVVHKNHGIGQFIKLESLTLDNETREYLVLKYADGLLRVAADQVNALSRFRGVGEGKPELSKMTGKAWERTKQKVRKAIKKVAFDLLQLYAQRAQQQGHAYPPDTPWQEEMEDSFPYQPTTDQLKAIQDVKRDMEGDRPMDRLVCGDVGFGKTEVAIRAVFKAITAGKQVALLAPTTILTQQHYHTLKERFAPYPIQVGLLNRFRTNAEKQDILKRLASGELDVVVGTHQLLGKGVQFKDLGLLVVDEEQRFGVNQKEKIKTLKTQVDVLTLSATPIPRTLYMALSGVREMSLITTPPPSRRPIKTHLSPYDPEMVRTAIRQELDRGGQVFYVVPRVEGIEETAAKLREMVPGVRMAIAHGQMQEGELEATMLTFNNGEADILVCTTIIESGLDIPRVNTILIEDAQKFGLSQLYQLRGRVGRAGIQAHAWLFYPKQSQLTETARQRLRAIQEFTQLGSGYQLAMRDMEIRGVGNLLGAEQSGQMDAIGFDLYMEMLEEAIKEIRGQEIPQVDDTQIDLRLTAFIPADYIPDLDQKMSAYRAVAAAQTKQELTEIAVDWSDRYGPIPPAALQLFRVVELKQIAKKLGFSRIKPDGKQHILLETPMEEPAWNLLKDKLPSHLQPRFVYTPGKVTVRGLGALSADLQLENLIDWLSRMQGALLEPTLA, from the coding sequence ATGGCGTTTTCGTCGATTTGTCGCGTCATGGGGCGATCGCCCCTCACCGCCGAACTGCTCACCAAGCTGAACCAGCAGCGCCGCCTCAGTCTCAACGGCATTGCCCGCCTGCCCAAGGGACTGGTCGCCTCAACCCTGGCCCAAACGGCCCAGCGCCCGCTGCTGGTGGTTGCCGCCACGCTAGAGGAAGCCGGACGCTGGACGGCCCAACTGGAAGCGATGGGCTGGACCACCGTGCATTTCTACCCCACCTCAGAAGCGTCGCCCTACGAACCCTTTGACCCCGAATCGGAAATGACCTGGGGGCAGTTGCAGGTGTTGGCAGATCTGGCGCGGGTTGAGTCATCGTCCCAGCCGTCCCAGCTTGCAATTGTGTCTACCGAGCGATCGCTCCAGCCGCATCTGCCGCCCGTGGAGACATTTCGCCAGTTTTGCGTCACGCTGACCCAGGGCTTGGAAATTGACCTGAAATCCCTCAGCCGCCAACTGGCGCTACTGGGCTATGAAAAAGTGGCGATGGTGGAAACCGAGGGACAGTGGAGCCAGCGCGGCGACATCATCGATGTGTTTCCGGTGGCGGCGGAGTTGCCCGTGCGCCTGGAGCTATTTGGCGATGAGCTAGAGAAGATCCGCGAGTTTGACCCGGCCAGCCAGCGATCGCTCGACAATGTGCCGCAGTTGGTGCTGACGGCAACGGATTTTGCGCCGATGGTGTTGTTGGGATTGGGGGCCAGCGGTCAGGGCGATCTGGCAGAAAGTTTGGAGCGTCTCCAGCCGTACCTATCCCCGGAAGAAGCGGAGCGATTGGCGGAAAGCGGACGACTGGAGGGGGCACGGCGGTTTTTGGGGCTGGCGTTTGACCGGCCCGCGTCGCTGCTGGATTATTTACCGGAGAATACCCTGGTTGCCATTGATGAGATGGAGCAATGTCAGGCACATGGCGATCGCTGGTTTGACCATGCGGAAGACCACTGGCGCGAGGTATCCGGGGGGCAGGGCACGGAGAACGACGGCGTGACGGCACAATCTCCCACGGCCCCAACCCTTCCCAAGACCCACCGACCGTTTACGGAGTCCCTTGCGGCGTGCGATCGCTTCCTCTGTCTACACCTGTCCGAACTGGCGGAAGAGGGCAACGGGCTGAACCTGTCGAGTCGCCCCGTTCCCGCTGTGCCGCATCAGTTTGGGCGATTAGCGGAGACGATTCGGCAAGAGCGCGATCGCAAGTTTGGCGTGTGGCTAATTTCGGCGCAGCCGTCGCGGTCAGTGGCGCTGTTGCAGGAACACGACTGTCCGGCGCAGTTCATTCCCAATCCGCACGACTATCCGGCGATCGAGCGGCTCCAGGCGAACCGAGTGCCGACGGCGGTGAAATATTCCGGCTTGGCGGAGCTAGAAGGCTTCATCCTGCCGACGTTCCGCATCGTCGTCATTACCGACCGCGAGTTCTTTGGGCAGCACACGCTGGCCACGCCCAGCTACGTCCGCAAGCGCCGCCGTGCTGCTTCCAAACAGGTTGACCCGAATAAACTGCAACCGGGCGATTACGTCGTTCATAAAAACCACGGCATTGGCCAGTTTATTAAGCTGGAAAGCCTGACGCTGGATAATGAAACCCGCGAATATCTGGTGCTGAAATATGCCGACGGGCTACTGCGGGTGGCGGCGGATCAGGTGAATGCGCTGTCGCGGTTTCGCGGGGTGGGCGAGGGCAAACCCGAACTCAGCAAGATGACGGGCAAAGCCTGGGAGCGCACCAAGCAAAAAGTTCGCAAGGCGATTAAGAAGGTTGCCTTTGACCTGCTGCAACTCTACGCCCAGCGGGCCCAGCAGCAGGGCCACGCCTACCCGCCAGACACGCCCTGGCAGGAAGAAATGGAGGACTCGTTCCCCTACCAGCCGACGACCGACCAGCTCAAGGCGATTCAGGACGTGAAGCGGGATATGGAGGGCGATCGCCCGATGGATCGGCTGGTCTGCGGCGACGTGGGCTTCGGCAAAACCGAGGTCGCCATCCGCGCTGTGTTCAAGGCGATCACCGCTGGGAAACAGGTCGCCCTGCTCGCGCCGACGACGATTCTGACGCAGCAGCACTACCACACGCTGAAGGAACGCTTTGCCCCATACCCGATTCAGGTCGGTCTGCTGAACCGTTTTCGCACCAATGCCGAAAAGCAGGACATCCTGAAGCGCCTCGCCTCTGGGGAACTGGATGTGGTCGTAGGGACGCATCAGCTTTTGGGCAAGGGCGTGCAGTTCAAAGACTTGGGGCTGCTGGTGGTGGACGAAGAGCAGCGCTTTGGCGTGAACCAAAAGGAAAAAATCAAAACCCTGAAAACTCAGGTAGACGTGCTGACCCTCAGCGCCACGCCGATTCCCCGGACGCTTTACATGGCGCTGTCGGGCGTGCGCGAAATGAGCCTGATCACCACGCCGCCGCCCTCCCGCCGCCCCATCAAAACGCACCTGTCGCCCTACGATCCGGAGATGGTGCGGACGGCGATTCGGCAGGAACTCGATCGCGGTGGGCAGGTGTTTTACGTGGTGCCACGGGTGGAGGGCATTGAGGAAACCGCCGCCAAGCTCCGAGAGATGGTGCCGGGGGTGCGGATGGCGATCGCCCACGGGCAAATGCAGGAAGGCGAACTGGAAGCCACCATGCTCACCTTCAACAACGGCGAGGCGGATATTCTCGTCTGCACCACGATTATCGAATCGGGGCTGGACATCCCCCGCGTCAATACGATCCTGATCGAAGACGCACAAAAGTTCGGTCTGTCGCAGCTTTATCAGCTCCGGGGACGAGTGGGACGAGCGGGCATCCAGGCCCATGCGTGGCTGTTTTACCCGAAACAGAGCCAGCTTACAGAAACCGCCCGCCAGCGCCTCCGCGCCATTCAAGAATTTACCCAGCTTGGCTCTGGCTATCAGTTGGCCATGCGCGATATGGAGATTCGCGGCGTGGGCAATCTGCTGGGGGCAGAGCAGTCGGGCCAGATGGATGCGATCGGCTTTGACCTGTATATGGAAATGCTGGAGGAAGCCATCAAGGAAATTCGCGGCCAGGAAATTCCCCAGGTAGACGACACGCAAATCGACCTGCGCCTCACCGCCTTCATCCCCGCCGACTATATCCCCGACCTGGATCAAAAGATGAGCGCCTATCGCGCCGTTGCCGCTGCCCAGACCAAGCAGGAATTGACCGAGATTGCGGTGGATTGGAGCGATCGCTATGGCCCCATTCCCCCCGCCGCGCTGCAACTGTTCCGCGTGGTAGAACTGAAGCAAATCGCTAAGAAGCTGGGCTTCTCGCGCATCAAGCCCGACGGCAAGCAGCACATCCTGCTAGAAACGCCGATGGAAGAACCCGCCTGGAACCTACTAAAGGACAAGCTGCCCAGCCACCTGCAACCCCGCTTTGTCTACACCCCCGGCAAAGTCACCGTCCGCGGACTGGGGGCCCTCAGCGCCGACCTCCAGCTAGAGAACCTGATCGACTGGCTCAGCCGGATGCAGGGGGCGTTGCTGGAGCCGACGTTGGCCTAG